The following is a genomic window from Shewanella avicenniae.
GGCCGGATCAGGTACAAAAAGGTCGCATCAACAATCGCATAGGCAACCAATGCTAAGGCTGAGATGATAAAGATGCCTTTGAGGTCAGCAACATAGGTGAGTAATCGCTTAAAAATATCGCGATTTCGCGGATTCGGCATTTTCGTCATTGAGGCAGAATTAATTCACTAACAAAACAAAGAGGGCATTCTACTCTGGATTGACGGGGTTACCAAATGCTATCAGGCGGTTATACCAATAGGGGGCGATATCCGCTCGGTAACTGCGAACGCTTTGCGCACCATTGGCGATTTCAATACTGAGCTGGCCTTGCTCACCAGTAACAAAGGTTTCCACACCATGCGCCTGATACCTTTGTTGAACTTCCGCTTTGGGAAAGCCCCAGCGATTTTGGTATCCAGCCGCAAAAATCGCCCAACGCGGCGCAACCGCGCTAAGCAGATCATCGGTTGACGAGGTATTACTGCCATGATGCGGCGCTAACAGCAGATCACTATTCAGTTCAGCCTCACGTTTGGTTAAGCCAATTTCTGCCGGCAGCTCAATATCACCGGGCAATAACACGCTAAACGCCGCATCATAAATGCGCAGCACACAAGAACCATTATTGCCAGTTGAGGGCGTTAACGGGCCGAGGAACCCCAAATTAAGATCCCGCCATTGTTGCCTATGTGGACGACAATTATCACTGGCTTTGAGTTGGCTTAAGTCAGTAATCACTTGCGCCTCGGGATACTGCTGCATGATGTATGTGGCACCGCCAGCATGATCATTGTCGCCATGACTCACCACCAAGTAATCCAGCTTGGCAATACCGCGATGCTGCAAAAAAGGCACGATCACACGCTCGGCATAGCTGAAATCATCAAAGCTGGCGCCGGTGTCATACAGTAAACCATGCTGGCCTTGCTGCACCACCACGGCCAGCCCCTGCCCCACATCCAATACATGCAGTTGCCAACCCGCAGGCCTAACCCATTCAGCCATTAGCAGTAGTTGCAAACCCAATGGCACGCAGGGGATCACTAGCCAATAACATTGTTGTGGCCGAAGTAAGCGCCAACCGCCAGTAACGGCTATCAGCGCCAGCATTAATGCCATCGCCAATTCTGCAGACAAAGGCCACCACGCCGCCACAAGGTGATCCGCGAGCTGCCATAACCACTCGGCGGGGACCAAGGAATTGGAGGTCAGTTGCCACAACGCGGTGCTTAATTCGGTAAAACCTAGCGCTGAACCTAGCATGCCGAGACAAAAACACAGCATCACCAGCGGGATCACCAGCAATGAAAACCAAGGCACCAGCAGTAAGTTGATCCAAAAGCTGTGCAGGGTTAAGCCACCAAACAGCAGCAGCTGCAGCAAACTCATCCCCAAACACAAACGCCATTGAATGCGCCATAG
Proteins encoded in this region:
- a CDS encoding DNA internalization-related competence protein ComEC/Rec2, which gives rise to MNLFLSGFGIAIISAIVWPSMIPLLWLPIIAGALLLCVFWHCKHRFRGGCSGIAGVLVGVIWITAYCHWLLPSAAVEQQSSVRGHTTPLTVRAEIISLVSVNGDWISFDVQQLANGDSDAPLRRWRLGWDLTKQASQLLPQVGEIWQFELKPKAFSSVLNQGGFNQQRQLLSQHIEARANVISAQKVAEIAGLRAGLLASVKAQLQGVAHRDILLALTMGERSEISAARWQQLRNSGTAHLVAISGLHLSVVSLYLLLMMKWALNRFWPVESRRNFILANLSAIAIAAAYAWLAGWGIPVQRALLMLVVVVVSQLTMRASSSWERLLWALALVLLFDPLAPLSNGFWLSFFALALILSEWRSPAANEINNGIWPQVKQWGLSLWRIQWRLCLGMSLLQLLLFGGLTLHSFWINLLLVPWFSLLVIPLVMLCFCLGMLGSALGFTELSTALWQLTSNSLVPAEWLWQLADHLVAAWWPLSAELAMALMLALIAVTGGWRLLRPQQCYWLVIPCVPLGLQLLLMAEWVRPAGWQLHVLDVGQGLAVVVQQGQHGLLYDTGASFDDFSYAERVIVPFLQHRGIAKLDYLVVSHGDNDHAGGATYIMQQYPEAQVITDLSQLKASDNCRPHRQQWRDLNLGFLGPLTPSTGNNGSCVLRIYDAAFSVLLPGDIELPAEIGLTKREAELNSDLLLAPHHGSNTSSTDDLLSAVAPRWAIFAAGYQNRWGFPKAEVQQRYQAHGVETFVTGEQGQLSIEIANGAQSVRSYRADIAPYWYNRLIAFGNPVNPE